In Metarhizium brunneum chromosome 3, complete sequence, a genomic segment contains:
- the gar1_0 gene encoding H/ACA ribonucleoprotein complex subunit gar1, with protein MSFRGGRGGGRGGGGFRGGRGGSFAPAGPPAEVQEMGTVEHAVEGEMFCRSSNVKIPYFNAPIYLENKTPIGKVDEVLGPINEVYFTIKPQEGIVATSFKSGDKVFIGGDKLLPMDKFLPKPKVAGEKKPKRAGGARGGRGGPRGGGRGGRGGSGFGGGRGGGRGGGGFSRGGGRGGGRGGGGFSGGFSGGRGGGRGGGGGFRGRGRGF; from the exons ATGTCATTCAGAGGCGGCCGTGGTggcggtcgaggaggcggTGGCTTCCGAG GCGGACGAGGCGGCAGCTTTGCGCCCGCCGGCCCCCCTGCCGAAGTGCAGGAAATGGGAACCGTCGAACACGCTGTCGAAGGCGAAATGTTTTGCCGCTCATCAAACGTCAAGATCCCCTACTTCAACGCCCCCATCTACCTCGAGAACAAGACGCCCATTGGCAAGGTCGACGAGGTCCTCGGACCCATCAACGAAGTATACTTTACGATTAAGCCCCAGGAGGGGATTGTAGCCACGAGCTTCAAGAGCGGCGACAAGGTCTTCATTGGAGGAGACAAGCTGCTGCCTATGGACAAGTTcttgcccaagcccaaggtcgccggcgagaagaagcccaagCGAGCGGGTGGTGCTCgtggtggccgtggaggaccccgcggcggcggtcgcGGCGGAAGAGGAGGCTCTGGCTTCGGCGGTGGTCGGGGAGGTGGTCGCGGCGGAGGCGGTTTCTCAAGAGGAggcggccgtggtggtggccgaGGAGGTGGCGGCTTCAGTGGCGGCTTCAGTGGTGGCCGCGGcggtggccgtggaggaggaggtggttTCCGGGGACGTGGACGCGGCTTCTAA
- the memo-1 gene encoding Protein memo-1, with product MSLRTAGKAGSWYVASPDDLGSELDEYLSDVPETVDDSTLPIPGARIIIAPHAGYTFSGPCAAWAYKCLDLSKAKRVFVLGPSHTYYLDGCAVTTYSKYATPFGNLVVDRDIIQRVKEAAQMDDIPPSRDSAEHSLEMHLPYLYKRCEQTFGSPENFPTIVPILIGDNNRDEEKTIGQVLVPYLKDEENAFIISSDFCHWGAHFQYMVYSPDNDPAQLINLRRGDKAPAGPPIHETIRLLDKAAMDAVESGHHDVFVDNLKLTKNTVCGRHPIGVAMAALELLSGEVADARKCRFRITQYQRSNLVEKPSDFSVSYVSAYAVL from the exons ATGAGCCTTCGCACCGCTGGGAAAGCAGGCTCCTGGTACGTGGCGTCTCCCGACGATCTCGGGAGTGAGCTCGACGAATACCTATCCGATGTTCCAGAAACCGTCGATGATTCAACACTTCCGATACCGGGAGCGAGAATAATCATTGCGCC TCATGCAGGATATACCTTCTCAGGTCCCTGCGCAGCGTGGGCATACAAATGCCTAGATCTCTCCAAGGCTAAACGTGTATTTGTGCTTGGCCCGTCCCACACATACTATCTTGACGGCTGTGCCGTCACCACATATAGCAAATATGCCACGCCATTTGGTAACCTCGTCGTGGATCGTGACATTATCCAACGTGTTAAAGAAGCAGCTCAAATGGACGATATTCCGCCATCGCGAGACTCAGCTGAACACTCTCTGGAAATGCACCTGCCCTATCTATATAAACGATGCGAGCAGACCTTCGGATCACCAGAAAACTTCCCCACCATTGTGCCCATACTCATTGGGGACAATAATCGTGATGAAGAAAAGACCATCGGGCAGGTGTTAGTACCATATCTGAAGGATGAGGAAAACGCCTTTATAATCAGCTCCGACTTCTGCCACTGGGGAGCTCACTTTCAATACATGGTTTACTCGCCGGACAATGATCCAGCGCAGTTGATCAACCTCCGCAGGGGAGACAAAGCACCAGCCGGACCGCCGATTCACGAAACTATTAGACTTCTGGACAAGGCGGCCATGGATGCTGTTGAGAGCGGACACCACGACGTGTTTGTGGATAACCTCAAGTTGACTAAGAATACAGTATGTGGAAGACACCCCAtcggcgtggccatggcggcactGGAGCTCCTCTCTGGAGAGGTTGCTGATGCAAGGAAATGCCGGTTTCGCATCACTCAATATCAGCGGAGCAATTTGGTTGAGAAGCCCAGTGATTTCAGTGTGAGCTATGTGTCGGCCTATGCTGTTTTGTAA
- the chit46 gene encoding Endochitinase 46, translating to MAADYLDAVNLMAYDFFGMWTPKSGHHSQLYAMSRDEPSGSSGVAHLMSHGFPSGGILLGIPTYGRSFQHATGPGQKFKGGGGNDGTFEYNQLPRKGCKESVDKRHISAQCVGGDGGFVTYDNPDTVKAKAAFAKQKGLGGLFYWNGTADSKETSRSLVAAGFRALHTS from the exons ATGGCTGCCGACTATCTGGATGCCGTCAACCTCATGGCGTACGACTTCTTCGGTATGTGGACACCGAAAAGCGGCCATCATTCCCAATTGTATGCAATGTCTCGGGACGAACCTTCTGGTTCATCAGGCGTCGCCCATTTGATGTCTCATGGATTCCCTTCGGGTGGTATTCTGCTTGGTATTCCTACATATGGCCGCAGCTTCCAGCATGCCACAGGACCAGGCCAAAAGTTCAAGGGGGGTGGCGGTAATGATGGCACATTCGAATATAACCAGCTTCCCCGGAAAGGATGTAAGGAGTCGGTGGATAAACGACACATTTCGGCCCAGTGCGTGGGAGGTGATGGGGGTTTCGTGACATACGATAATCCCGATACGGTGAAGGCGAAGGCAGCATTTGCAAAGCAAAAAGGACTAGGT GGTCTTTTTTATTGGAATGGAACGGCCGACTCTAAAGAAACATCCAGAAGCCTGGTTGCAGCAGGCTTTCGTGCGTTACACACATCCTAA
- the psy1_1 gene encoding Syntaxin-like protein psy1 codes for MERQNGYGGRQNNYQQLGNTSDYYQGQQPREFVQNQSYRPDRGQNSNYQGSNFEMASLPQTAGRGGGKLSNEDLQEIRAIEDELKKATAKFDDLGRLQNRYLNEVNVADARNTKDRLDFLTSEITGQFDDLRRRVQQLRARTQQDGTFPPIVDTTRNSVTKALNTFSAMKQAHRKQYLAKVAREYNLAGQDASEEAIEAAIAEGADRQVFAQAMMQSNRTEHAQNALNNMRNRHQELENIERTLEQIAEMYQDMYSMVEQQDEVVMKIEEQTEVVNDNLDKGVGEINTAVKTARATRKKKWWCLGICVAIIIIIVIIVLIYIFVIRGTSGGNKNSKRELEDLTTTAVSSLRSIAVPHTRRFVPRAIVDNGSRQGTNPLF; via the exons ATGGAACGACAGAACGG ATATGGTGGGCGACAGAACAACTACCAGCAGTTGGGAAATACCTCCGACTATTACCAGGGACAACAACCGCGGGAATTCGTCCAAAATCAGTCATATCGACCCGACCGCGGCCAAAATAGCAACTACCAAG GCTCCAACTTTGAGATGGCTTCTCTTCCACAAACCGCTGGCCGAGGTGGTGGCAAGCTGAGTAACGAAGACTTGCAGGAGATCCGAGCTATCGAAGATGAGCTAAAGAAAGCCACTGCCAAGTTCGACGACCTGGGACGATTACAGAATCGATATTTGAACGAAGTTAATGTCGCTGATGCTCGCAACACTAAAGACCGTCTTGATTTTCTCACCTCTGAAATCACTGGGCAGTTTGACGATCTCAGACGTCGCGTCCAACAGCTCAGAGCCCGAACCCAGCAAGACGGCACCTTCCCACCCATTGTCGACACTACAAGAAACAGCGTAACCAAGGCTTTGAATACGTTCAGCGCGATGAAACAAGCCCACAGGAAGCAATATCTAGCAAAGGTTGCCAGAGAATATAACCttgctggacaagacgccTCTGAGGAGGCAATCGAGGCAGCCATTGCGGAAGGCGCTGACAGACAGGTATTCGCCCAGGCTATGATGCAGAGCAATCGAACTGAACACGCCCAGAATGCTCTTAATAACATGAGAAACCGGCACCAAGAGCTGGAGAACATCGAGCGTACCTTGGAGCAGATTGCAGAGATGTACCAAGATATGTACAGTATGGTTGAGCAACAGGACGAAGTTGTCATGAAGATTGAGGAGCAGACTGAAGTAGTGAACGACAACCTTGATAAGGGTGTTGGGGAGATAAACACTGCTGTGAAaacggcgagggcgacgaggaagaagaagtggtGGTGCCTAGGTATATGCG TGGCcattatcatcatcattgtcaTTATCGTTCTTATCTACATCTTTGTCATCCGAGGCACTTCAGGTGGCAACAAGAACAGCAAACGGGAGCTCGAAGACCTCACTACCACAGCTGTGTCGAGCTTACGGTCCATCGCTGTGCCGCACACTCGACGATTTGTTCCCCGCGCGATCGTGGACAATGGCTCGCGTCAGGGAACGAATCCACTTTTCTGA